The genomic window ACCTTAAGGTCAATTATAGAATAATCAAAATCAATAAAATAAGCTTCATCATCTTTTATTAATATATTATGGTGAGCCAAATCATGATGACATAATACTTTCTTGTCTTCTTCACTACATAACTTATAAAAAGAGGAGTTTTCTAATATATTTATACTATCTTTCATTTGAATTTTATAATTATCTAATTCATCTAAAAATATTTCATCAAATTCACTTTTATCTTGTGCTAAAAGTGCTAAATTTTTAAACAAATCCATTTCCTGAATTTTTCTTTTAAAATTTTCTAATAAATTTCCACAAGCATATCTATTTCTATTTCTACATTTAAACCCCTCACATGCTTTATGAAGTTCACCTATACCTCTAGAAGCAATACTTACATCTATAGGGTTAGTATACTCACTTTCTCTACCATCTATTAAATCCATTAAGCAATAAACATTTTTATTGTACTTTACGTATATCTTATTATCTTTCGTTCTTACAAACCTAAATATCCTGTTAAAACCATTTCTTCTTATATAATCTATACCTTCATTAATAAATTTTAAGTCCTCAATTTCATAATCTATTTTTTTTAATATTTTATCTCCTTTATTTGTTACCAATATAAAAACATTCCTAACAGGTATTACATCCTCAACTTTAAAATCATATTCTTTTAAAATGTCTATATTAAGATCATACTCTATTAATGCCTTTTTATCCTTATATCTAGCATTTTGCAACATAGGTTCACCTTCTTTCCAATATATAATTTTTATAATTGAAAATTATTTTCTCTAGTTTCTTTCTATACCTAGCTTCATTTCGTTCGTTACCATTCTTTTTATACCTCATATAACATTTAATAAAATCATAGGGATAATATATTAAAGATTGTATAAATTTTTTACTTTCTTTACCTAAATTCTCTATGTCACAAAATTCATCAACTAATTCCATTAGATTTAAATCCTTATTTTTCTTTTTCACCTTATTTAACAGGTACACAATGTCCATTTCAACCATATCATAACAACACGACTCTAGACTTGCTATCTCTAATAACCCATTGCCCTTTAAATTTGTAAAATAAGTATCTCCTAAACATATTTCTGATTTATCCATACTTCTTTTCAATAAACTTAAATAATTATTTTTATATATTTGATTAATACATTCATCAGCTTTAGATAAATATTCATTACCATATCTAATAAATATTTTTTCGAAAGAATTTAACTCTTTCTTTTTAGTTAACCATTCATATTCTCTTCCTAATTTTCTTATATACCTTTTGTATTGTTCTACTGTTTTTCCTCTTCTATCTTGTAAATTGCCGCCAAGAAAATTATCATATCCCATAGCCTTATTATGAAATTCCTTAATTAAATATATTTGTTTTACTAGATCATCTTTTTTTATTTTCCTAGATAATTTTACATTTTCATCAATATTAAAAATTTTCACTCCTTTTTTTGTTATATAATCTAAAAATGTTTCTTTAGATGAGATCATCCCCACCCCCACCTTTATTTATCTCCTTTTTTCATTTTTTTCATTAAATAATCCTTTTCTTTTTCCAATTTTTTCATTTTCTTTTGTCTTTTTTTAATTTTTTTTAAGCTTTTTATATAGTTTTTCAATTCGTCTAATTCTTTATCATATTCATCTATGTCCTTTTGATCTGACTCTAATGTTATTGTTTCATAACTATCTTTTTTACTCATATCAACCCCTCCACTTAAACAAAGTTATAAATTCTTGTTTTTCTTCCCTATCTTCAATATATTTTTGAAGCTTATTTAAAAAGAACTCTTCACCCCAGTTCTTTTTTTCCCAATAATATTGTATTCCTCTTTGCCAATAATCTTGTGGAAATTCCATAAATGCTTTAATTACTGGAATATGGTTGACTTTAACACAATTTATAGCATTATACGTTTCTATTATTTCTGTTGCATTTTCTCTAGTCCATTTCCCATATTTCATCCTCCTTATAAGAAGACTAGATAAATCATGCATATAAGTATCTAAAATACAGTAATCAAAATCAATAACATTAACATTGTTATTATTATCAATTAAAACATTATGATTTGCATAATCATGATGACAGAATCCCTTATTTTTCATTTCCTCTTTCATT from Clostridium sp. MB40-C1 includes these protein-coding regions:
- a CDS encoding CotS family spore coat protein, producing the protein MLQNARYKDKKALIEYDLNIDILKEYDFKVEDVIPVRNVFILVTNKGDKILKKIDYEIEDLKFINEGIDYIRRNGFNRIFRFVRTKDNKIYVKYNKNVYCLMDLIDGRESEYTNPIDVSIASRGIGELHKACEGFKCRNRNRYACGNLLENFKRKIQEMDLFKNLALLAQDKSEFDEIFLDELDNYKIQMKDSINILENSSFYKLCSEEDKKVLCHHDLAHHNILIKDDEAYFIDFDYSIIDLKVHDLCNFINKVGKKTGYDIEKAEDIIKDYSMVNKLDKDELEVLYGMLVFPYDFYVISKNYYTRIKDWNYNTFLQKMIRKNEFKDDRKEFIEKFRGFV
- a CDS encoding spore coat protein; translation: MISSKETFLDYITKKGVKIFNIDENVKLSRKIKKDDLVKQIYLIKEFHNKAMGYDNFLGGNLQDRRGKTVEQYKRYIRKLGREYEWLTKKKELNSFEKIFIRYGNEYLSKADECINQIYKNNYLSLLKRSMDKSEICLGDTYFTNLKGNGLLEIASLESCCYDMVEMDIVYLLNKVKKKNKDLNLMELVDEFCDIENLGKESKKFIQSLIYYPYDFIKCYMRYKKNGNERNEARYRKKLEKIIFNYKNYILERR